From one Ignavibacteria bacterium genomic stretch:
- a CDS encoding imidazolonepropionase, with protein MVTFFHNISNLVTCSAGGSHTRTGNDMGSVGLIKNGAILFDEHIIAVGETAQLKEHYPDVVAGAEHVDCSGKTVLPGFVDSHTHLVFAGTRSHEFSRRLAGVPYTHIAAEGGGILTTMNAVREASVGQIAAQATNLALSALRHGTTTIEIKSGYGLSTKAELKLLEAAEMVRRQVPSEVHITFLGAHDVPPEYRKAQAPYTPDDYVAEIIETMLPAVVRQGYATACDVFTDKGFFTVEQSEKILRAARDLGLAIHVHADEIANIGASAMAARYNAYSADHLECISSENVVALAESGVVATLLPGTAYTLRLPPPPARMIIDSGAVVALATDCNPGSNYSENMQHVLSQACIMLHMSIEEAITAATLHGAHALRIANRKGSLEPGKDADIVVFGVREYTDIVYHYGINHVDSVFIGGRRVV; from the coding sequence ATGGTAACGTTTTTTCATAACATATCAAATCTGGTAACATGCAGTGCCGGCGGCAGCCATACACGAACCGGAAATGACATGGGATCGGTAGGGTTAATTAAGAACGGAGCAATACTTTTTGATGAGCACATCATTGCTGTTGGTGAAACTGCTCAATTAAAAGAGCACTATCCCGATGTTGTTGCAGGTGCAGAACACGTGGACTGTAGTGGTAAAACGGTGCTCCCGGGATTTGTGGACTCGCATACCCATCTCGTGTTTGCGGGGACACGGTCACATGAATTTTCGCGTAGGCTTGCCGGCGTCCCCTATACACACATTGCAGCTGAAGGCGGTGGTATCCTGACCACCATGAATGCAGTGCGGGAAGCATCAGTAGGGCAGATAGCAGCACAGGCAACGAACCTTGCCCTTTCGGCGTTACGGCACGGGACCACAACAATCGAGATTAAGAGCGGGTACGGACTCAGTACCAAGGCCGAGCTGAAACTGTTGGAAGCTGCCGAGATGGTACGCCGGCAGGTTCCGTCAGAAGTCCACATCACCTTCCTGGGTGCTCATGACGTTCCGCCTGAGTACAGGAAAGCCCAAGCCCCTTACACTCCGGATGACTATGTAGCAGAAATCATTGAAACCATGCTTCCGGCAGTCGTCAGGCAGGGATATGCCACAGCGTGTGATGTTTTTACCGACAAAGGGTTTTTTACGGTGGAGCAGTCCGAAAAGATTCTTCGGGCAGCACGGGATCTGGGTTTGGCAATACATGTTCATGCCGATGAAATTGCCAATATTGGTGCGTCGGCGATGGCAGCACGCTACAATGCCTACAGTGCAGATCATCTTGAATGTATCAGCTCTGAGAACGTTGTGGCACTTGCAGAATCGGGTGTTGTGGCCACACTGTTGCCGGGTACGGCATATACGCTTCGGTTACCGCCACCACCGGCACGAATGATAATTGATAGTGGGGCTGTGGTTGCACTGGCAACAGACTGTAATCCAGGAAGTAACTATAGTGAGAATATGCAACATGTACTGTCACAAGCCTGTATAATGCTGCACATGAGTATCGAAGAGGCAATTACCGCAGCTACGCTGCATGGTGCACATGCTCTGCGCATTGCCAACAGGAAAGGATCGCTGGAACCGGGGAAGGATGCCGATATCGTTGTGTTCGGTGTTCGCGAGTATACCGACATCGTTTATCATTACGGAATCAACCATGTTGACAGTGTTTTTATTGGCGGTCGGCGGGTTGTTTAA
- a CDS encoding FAD-binding oxidoreductase → MRESFTTEETGQWVNRNHSISLSVERLVELWPPYPPRPTTVLTDVQATADTVRRLIGQVRNAGGSMRAYGGGLSLSAVATSPHLMVNTRHLTLKYPIDYGCMDSKSSYHYSNLFYFQCGTLLPEVYRYLEGRGRTLPTSGTCTNQTLGGAVSTGTHASAHHFGSVSDAVVAIHVITGPEPDDVLWLERATLPAVTHNFADRIGARLVRNDDLFNTALISFGSCGFVMGFLVNTIPLHKIKAVRRTIFVGSGLDHILQTLDFDALHTFIPSVNSTSVNDVTFVVNPHNSNGTVHCTVMERVELNTATIPAPANTDIRPGTNMLGVVGLVGNTSPELIPQSLHTLLDKSYKDVGPFVDTPVATYRQPTVFGMATSTEVGIPLQHTAAVLHLLRTIGTPLLNYAGIFAIRYIKQTRAFLGMAQFPITAVIELPGVKCQGTHDFHKAVFHALKSASVPFTFHWGMEMPEGPEALVHYGANKERWIKARRELLGSNRTLFDNDVTRALGLSD, encoded by the coding sequence ATGAGAGAAAGTTTTACCACCGAAGAAACGGGACAATGGGTTAATCGTAACCACAGCATTTCGCTGTCGGTAGAGCGGCTGGTTGAACTTTGGCCGCCATACCCTCCCAGGCCAACAACGGTTCTTACCGATGTTCAGGCCACCGCCGATACGGTTCGCAGGCTTATCGGCCAGGTACGCAATGCAGGCGGCAGCATGCGCGCCTATGGAGGCGGGCTTTCATTGTCCGCCGTGGCTACCTCGCCACACCTGATGGTTAACACACGGCACCTGACCCTGAAATACCCGATAGATTACGGGTGCATGGATAGCAAAAGCTCATACCACTACTCTAACTTATTTTATTTTCAGTGCGGTACACTGCTGCCGGAGGTGTACCGGTACCTGGAAGGCAGGGGGCGGACGCTGCCTACGTCGGGTACGTGTACAAATCAGACGTTGGGAGGTGCGGTATCAACCGGCACACATGCATCGGCGCATCATTTTGGTTCGGTTAGCGATGCTGTTGTTGCTATACACGTTATAACAGGTCCGGAGCCCGATGATGTGTTATGGCTGGAGCGTGCTACTCTTCCTGCAGTTACCCACAATTTCGCAGACCGTATTGGTGCACGCCTGGTGCGTAATGATGATTTGTTTAATACAGCACTTATCAGCTTTGGCTCGTGCGGGTTTGTTATGGGCTTCCTGGTCAACACGATTCCGTTGCATAAAATCAAGGCTGTCCGACGAACCATTTTTGTTGGCTCCGGGCTGGATCACATCCTGCAGACGCTTGATTTTGACGCGCTGCACACATTTATCCCGTCCGTCAACTCTACATCTGTTAACGACGTAACATTCGTGGTTAATCCTCATAACTCAAACGGTACGGTGCACTGCACGGTGATGGAGCGGGTGGAACTCAATACGGCAACAATCCCGGCACCTGCAAACACCGACATTCGGCCGGGCACCAACATGCTTGGTGTTGTTGGGTTGGTGGGAAATACGTCGCCCGAGCTGATCCCGCAGTCGTTACACACCCTGCTGGATAAGTCGTACAAGGATGTGGGACCATTCGTGGATACACCGGTCGCCACCTACCGGCAACCAACGGTGTTTGGCATGGCCACCAGCACTGAGGTTGGCATACCATTACAGCACACTGCCGCAGTTCTGCATCTACTGCGTACCATTGGAACTCCGCTGCTGAACTATGCGGGCATCTTTGCTATTCGTTACATCAAGCAAACACGCGCCTTCCTGGGGATGGCACAATTTCCGATAACTGCTGTGATTGAACTGCCGGGTGTGAAGTGTCAGGGTACCCACGACTTCCACAAAGCTGTTTTTCATGCATTAAAATCTGCATCAGTGCCCTTCACGTTCCACTGGGGTATGGAAATGCCCGAAGGACCAGAAGCTCTGGTACACTATGGCGCAAACAAGGAGCGTTGGATAAAGGCCCGGCGAGAGCTTCTGGGCAGCAATCGTACGCTTTTTGACAATGATGTTACCCGGGCATTGGGACTGTCTGATTAA
- a CDS encoding cysteine--tRNA ligase encodes MMRLNFYNTLTKTKDGLSPNNGEQVRMYSCGPTVYNVVHLGNLRSFLTADVIQRTIRVIGGYPVLWVMNITDIDDKTIRDSATGSGAWLSEMGVQATDPMENLKVFTAYYIRQFHTTLSQFGIDITDFYAQPRATDYIEPMQQMVREIYKAGFAYVREGSVYFDVNAYSREHEYGQLYTIDRENFKEGVRIDADEYDRDSVSDFVLWKAHKPGEPAWDFVWADGTNLRGRPGWHLECSAMSKDIFKTLPFDIHTGGVDLRFPHHEDELAQCCAAHYGTGETPQPFAGQSNFWIHNEFLEVEGKKMSKSAGNYYTLQDLIKKGYNPLDVRYAMLGAHYRSVYNFTVEGLKGASAARKRIQEYIWDLLDCAGIAELPPEKAGIAETNPLKGVMNALADDIHTPRALAELHQFISSHPATGVAPQQALSILSALSLVNGVFNVWTFQSRPPVNIPQEVINLAEQRLKARAAKDWAASDVLRDAISAMGWTVLDTREGYKLEPFNE; translated from the coding sequence ATGATGAGACTGAACTTTTATAATACACTGACAAAGACAAAGGACGGGCTTTCCCCAAATAACGGTGAACAGGTTCGCATGTACAGCTGTGGCCCTACCGTTTACAATGTGGTTCACCTGGGTAACCTTCGATCGTTTCTGACTGCAGATGTAATTCAGCGAACAATACGCGTAATTGGCGGCTACCCGGTGCTCTGGGTGATGAATATTACCGACATTGATGACAAAACAATACGTGATTCCGCAACCGGCAGCGGTGCCTGGCTTTCAGAAATGGGAGTGCAGGCTACCGATCCGATGGAAAATCTAAAGGTGTTTACCGCGTACTATATCAGGCAGTTCCACACCACACTTAGCCAGTTTGGTATTGACATTACAGATTTTTATGCTCAGCCTCGTGCAACGGATTACATTGAACCTATGCAGCAAATGGTTCGTGAGATCTATAAGGCAGGCTTTGCCTACGTCCGTGAAGGATCAGTGTATTTTGATGTGAACGCTTACAGCCGTGAGCATGAGTACGGTCAGCTTTACACGATTGACCGCGAAAATTTTAAGGAAGGTGTGCGCATCGATGCCGATGAGTACGACCGTGACTCCGTGAGTGACTTTGTACTCTGGAAGGCGCATAAACCGGGGGAACCCGCTTGGGATTTTGTCTGGGCGGATGGAACAAACCTTCGGGGTCGGCCCGGCTGGCACCTGGAGTGCTCCGCAATGTCGAAAGACATTTTTAAAACCCTGCCGTTCGATATTCATACCGGTGGAGTTGACCTGAGATTTCCGCACCATGAGGACGAACTGGCACAGTGCTGTGCGGCCCATTATGGTACGGGAGAAACGCCCCAGCCATTTGCCGGGCAGAGCAACTTTTGGATTCATAATGAATTCTTAGAAGTTGAAGGTAAAAAGATGAGCAAATCAGCAGGCAACTACTACACACTCCAGGATCTCATTAAAAAAGGTTATAACCCTCTGGATGTCCGCTATGCCATGCTTGGGGCACATTACCGAAGTGTCTATAACTTCACCGTTGAAGGACTGAAGGGGGCTTCGGCTGCCCGAAAACGGATTCAGGAGTATATCTGGGATTTGCTTGATTGTGCGGGTATTGCCGAACTGCCTCCTGAGAAAGCCGGCATTGCTGAAACTAATCCGTTGAAAGGTGTAATGAATGCTTTAGCCGATGATATACATACACCTCGGGCTCTTGCCGAACTTCACCAGTTTATTAGCTCACATCCCGCAACCGGAGTTGCACCACAACAGGCGCTCAGCATACTTTCGGCACTGAGCCTTGTGAATGGTGTTTTTAATGTCTGGACATTTCAGAGCCGCCCCCCCGTGAACATACCCCAGGAGGTTATTAACCTGGCGGAACAGCGGCTGAAGGCGAGAGCCGCTAAAGACTGGGCGGCCAGCGACGTCCTCCGCGACGCAATATCGGCCATGGGGTGGACAGTGCTGGATACCAGGGAAGGTTATAAACTAGAGCCGTTCAATGAGTAG